From a region of the Butyrivibrio sp. AE3004 genome:
- the pseC gene encoding UDP-4-amino-4,6-dideoxy-N-acetyl-beta-L-altrosamine transaminase — protein MNDKINGIPAICGGSPVRDKKLYYSHQDINENDIEAVVEVLKSDYLTTGPAITRMEKMLCEITGAKYAVAISNDTAALHIACLAAGVGPGDEVITTPITFAASANCAFYCGAKPVFADIDPETYQIDPADIERKITDKTKAVIPVDYTGQTGALDEIRAICDRHGLVMIEDAAHSIGTKYKGKHVGTLADMTTFSFHAVKTITGGEGGAIVTSDEELYKKLILLRTHGITRDTSLMQNESDGPWYYEQLLLAPNYRLTDMQAALVCSQLDRLPEFIKRRKEIRAKYDEAFSKMPELFVQKEDKNSDSCRHLYILRLVPEKLKIGRREFFDALGAENIICNVHYIPTYYFPYYEKQGYKKGICPNAEKLYDEMITIPLYSGMTNEDAEDVIQAVQKIVDYYRV, from the coding sequence ATGAATGATAAGATAAACGGAATCCCTGCTATTTGCGGGGGTTCGCCCGTTAGAGACAAAAAATTATACTATTCCCACCAGGATATAAATGAGAATGATATTGAGGCGGTTGTAGAGGTGCTTAAAAGTGATTACCTCACTACGGGACCTGCTATTACCAGGATGGAAAAAATGCTCTGCGAAATAACAGGTGCAAAATATGCGGTAGCTATAAGTAATGATACTGCCGCTTTGCATATTGCATGTCTTGCTGCAGGCGTTGGACCCGGGGATGAGGTTATTACTACACCGATAACCTTTGCAGCAAGTGCAAACTGCGCATTTTATTGCGGGGCTAAGCCTGTGTTTGCGGATATTGATCCCGAGACGTATCAGATTGATCCTGCGGATATTGAAAGGAAGATTACCGATAAGACCAAGGCTGTTATTCCTGTTGATTACACAGGACAGACAGGGGCATTGGACGAGATAAGAGCTATCTGCGACAGACACGGTCTTGTAATGATAGAGGACGCAGCTCACTCGATCGGAACTAAATATAAGGGCAAGCACGTAGGCACTTTGGCGGATATGACAACCTTTAGCTTTCACGCTGTTAAAACAATTACAGGAGGTGAAGGCGGAGCGATTGTCACAAGTGATGAAGAACTATATAAGAAACTGATTCTTCTTAGAACTCACGGAATAACAAGGGATACTTCACTTATGCAAAATGAGAGCGATGGTCCCTGGTACTACGAGCAGCTTCTTCTTGCGCCAAATTACAGACTTACAGATATGCAGGCAGCACTTGTGTGCAGTCAGCTTGACAGGCTTCCCGAGTTTATTAAGAGAAGAAAAGAAATAAGGGCAAAGTATGATGAAGCGTTTTCAAAAATGCCCGAGCTTTTTGTGCAGAAGGAGGATAAGAATTCCGATTCATGCAGACACCTGTATATTTTAAGGCTTGTTCCCGAAAAGCTTAAAATAGGCAGAAGAGAATTCTTCGACGCTCTTGGAGCTGAGAACATAATTTGTAATGTTCACTATATTCCTACATACTATTTCCCTTACTATGAAAAACAGGGATATAAAAAGGGAATTTGTCCTAATGCGGAGAAGCTTTATGATGAGATGATAACAATTCCGCTATATTCAGGTATGACCAATGAAGATGCCGAGGATGTTATACAGGCAGTACAGAAGATAGTGGATTATTACAGAGTTTAA
- the pseB gene encoding UDP-N-acetylglucosamine 4,6-dehydratase (inverting): MKLDDKTILVTGGTGSFGHCFTEYLLENYNPKKIIVYSRDEYKQYTMANEKVYKEHADQMRFFIGDVRDAARMERAMEGVDYVIHAAALKQVPACEYNPDEAIKTNVNGAQNVINAALNTGVKRVVALSTDKAVNPVNLYGATKMVSDKLFIAANAYAGNKDINFSIVRYGNVAGSRGSIIPLFKHLIEKGEKELPITDYRMTRFWISLPEGVELVLKALNEAKGGETFISKIPSFKVTDLAEAMCPGIATTEIGIRPGEKLDEIMVTVEDAPFTYEFDKHFIVYPQVTFNDRQTPDPAGKKVPEGFSYSSGNNTEWMSVEDIRNRLHEAVDH; this comes from the coding sequence AAACCATACTTGTAACAGGAGGAACAGGTTCTTTCGGACACTGCTTTACCGAGTATCTTCTTGAAAACTACAATCCCAAGAAGATAATTGTGTATTCACGTGATGAATATAAGCAATACACAATGGCCAATGAGAAGGTTTACAAAGAGCATGCCGACCAGATGAGATTTTTCATCGGTGATGTCAGAGACGCAGCACGAATGGAACGCGCCATGGAAGGTGTTGATTACGTGATCCATGCAGCTGCCCTTAAGCAGGTTCCTGCTTGCGAGTACAACCCCGACGAGGCCATAAAGACCAATGTCAACGGTGCGCAGAATGTTATAAATGCAGCTCTTAATACAGGAGTTAAGCGTGTTGTTGCACTAAGTACAGACAAAGCAGTTAATCCTGTAAACCTTTACGGCGCAACAAAGATGGTTTCCGATAAACTCTTTATAGCTGCAAATGCCTATGCGGGTAATAAGGATATAAATTTCTCTATTGTCAGATATGGCAATGTTGCGGGAAGTAGAGGATCGATTATTCCGCTGTTCAAGCACCTTATTGAAAAAGGCGAAAAGGAGCTTCCTATTACCGACTACAGAATGACACGTTTCTGGATAAGCCTTCCGGAGGGAGTTGAGCTTGTGCTTAAGGCTCTTAATGAGGCAAAGGGCGGAGAAACCTTTATCAGTAAAATTCCTTCATTTAAGGTTACTGATCTTGCTGAGGCTATGTGCCCCGGAATTGCAACCACTGAAATAGGAATCCGTCCCGGTGAAAAGCTGGATGAAATCATGGTAACAGTAGAGGATGCACCTTTCACATATGAATTTGACAAGCATTTCATTGTATATCCTCAGGTTACGTTTAATGACAGACAGACACCGGATCCGGCAGGTAAGAAGGTACCCGAAGGATTTTCATACAGCTCAGGTAACAACACAGAGTGGATGAGCGTAGAGGACATCAGAAACAGATTACACGAAGCAGTAGATCACTGA